The Mercurialis annua linkage group LG8, ddMerAnnu1.2, whole genome shotgun sequence genome window below encodes:
- the LOC126662235 gene encoding syntaxin-81, with product MARVRDRTEDFKDAVRHTAVSLGYNEPKLAAILASFIIHKPKQRSPFTKAALTTLASIGTLEQFILKHRKDYVDLHRTTEQERDSIEQEVMAFIKACKEQIDFLKNSINAEETSSKGWLGIRADSSNADTVAHKHGVVLILSEKLHSVTAQFDQLRAKRFQDAINKRMPRRKPNRVVTPSPTDSSKMNKSELQEPDEIHSEPLTAQQQLLDDETRALQVELTSLLDAAQQTETKMVEMSALNHLMSTHVLQQAQQIEVLYEQAMEATKNVELGNKELSQAIQRNSSSRTFLLLFLFVLTFSVLFLDWYS from the exons ATGGCTAGAGTTAGGGATAGAACTGAAGATTTCAAAGACGCAGTTAGGCATACAGCTGTTTCATTGGGATACAATGAG CCCAAATTGGCAGCTATATTGGCATCTTTTATCATTCATAAACCTAAGCAACGCTCTCCTTTTACCAAGGCTGCTCTGACAACG CTTGCAAGCATCGGAACTCTGGAACAATTTATACTGAAGCATAGGAAGGATTATGTTGATCTCCACCGGACTACTGAACAGGAAAGGGATAGTATTGAACAAGAG GTTATGGCATTTATCAAAGCATGTAAAGAGCAAATTGATTTTCTCAAAAACAGCATAAACGCTGAAGAAACGAGCTCAAAGGGATGGCTTGGCATTAGGGCTGATAGCTCCAATGCTGATACTGTTGCACACAAACATGGAGTG GTTTTAATTCTTAGCGAGAAACTCCATTCTGTAACAGCTCAGTTTGATCAACTAAGAGCCAAGCGATTCCAAGATGCTATTAATAAAAGGATGCCAAGAAGAAAACCTAACCGGGTTGTGACTCCAAGTCCCACAGATTCATCTAAAATGAACAAGTCAGAGCTTCAAGAGCCTGATGAAATTCACTCTGAGCCTCTTACAGCTCAGCAGCAGTTATTAGATGATGAAACTCGTGCACTTCAG GTAGAGTTGACTAGTCTTCTAGATGCAGCTCAACAAACTGAAACTAAGATGGTTGAAATGTCTGCACTGAATCACCTAATGTCCACTCATGTTCTGCAACAAGCACAACAGATAGAGGTTCTGTATGAACAG GCAATGGAAGCTACAAAAAATGTTGAGCTTGGGAACAAAGAGTTGTCTCAAGCTATACAGAGAAATAGCAGTAGCAGGACTTTTCTCTTGCTCTTTCTGTTTGTACTTACTTTTTCAGTCCTCTTTCTTGACTGGTATAGTTGA
- the LOC126662234 gene encoding O-fucosyltransferase 19-like isoform X2, which yields MSSSENSCNYVTRRRTVLDLIESQDYGGGGDGGGHMSSMRNRAAFLHKRVKYLPELVRPGKVFGRWIFASLMIMAFLTMVKKVELINNLPVISEKAHFLIRPVARVGSSDVHDIVKEERSVIGGFDSDWKPPSRLILPNPELWTKPISDNFYKCINRSRSEKKTTNATNGYLLVHANGGLNQMKIGISDMVAVAKIMNATLVLPSLDNSSFWTDSSDFKAIFNWKHFVGVLKDDIEVVESLPNQLASLKPLQKPPVSWSRPNYYRNNIASLLKKHKVIKFTHSDSRLSNNGVAASIQRLRCRTMYEALRFTDEIDKLGRKFLDRLTTNGEQFIALHLRYEKDMLAFTGCSHNLTKMEDKELRRMRLKVKHWKEKNINSTQRRIDGLCPMTPREIAVFLEAMGYPHDTKIYIVAGEIYGENGIKALQAKYPNIYTHSTLGTKEELKPFKNGQNKLAALDYIVAVESNVFVYSYDGNMAKAVAGHRRFEGFRKTVSPDKYNFVRLIDQLDNGMMSWEEFSRKVRKLHRDRIGAPHRRVPRKSPRDEENFYANPFPACICDKSRSRILQTINLLK from the exons ATGTCAAGTTCAGAAAACTCATGCAATTACGTGACAAGGCGGCGTACCGTGTTGGATTTAATAGAATCGCAAGATTATGGCGGTGGTGGTGATGGTGGCGGACACATGTCGTCGATGAGAAACCGGGCAGCTTTCTTGCATAAGAGGGTAAAGTACTTACCGGAACTTGTTCGGCCGGGAAAGGTTTTCGGGAGGTGGATATTTGCTAGCTTGATGATTATGGCATTTCTTACCATGGTTAAAAAGGTTGAATTGATCAATAACTTGCCGGTGATTTCGGAGAAAGCTCATTTCTTGATTCGTCCGGTAGCTAGGGTTGGTAGCTCGGATGTTCATGATATTGTGAAGGAAGAAAGGTCGGTTATCGGAGGTTTTGATTCCGATTGGAAACCTCCTTCGAGGTTGATCTTACCG AACCCAGAACTTTGGACGAAGCCTATCAGCGATAATTTCTATAAGTGCATCAACCGATCGAGAAGTGAAAAAA AGACGACAAATGCCACGAATGGATATCTTCTAGTTCATGCAAATGGTGGATTGAATCAAATGAAAATTGGG ATAAGTGACATGGTTGCCGTAGCCAAAATTATGAATGCCACTTTGGTCCTTCCTTCTTTAGATAATTCTTCATTTTGGACTGATTCAAG TGATTTCAAAGCTATATTTAATTGGAAGCACTTCGTTGGAGTATTAAAAGATGACATTGAAGTTGTGGAGTCTCTTCCAAATCAACTTGCATCACTAAAGCCATTACAGAAACCTCCTGTTTCTTGGTCCAGG CCTAATTATTACAGAAATAATATTGCTTCCTTATTAAAGAAGCATAAGGTCATCAAATTTACGCACTCGGATTCTCGCCTTTCTAACAATGGTGTCGCTGCATCGATACAAAGACTTCGTTGTCGCACAATGTACGAGGCATTGAGGTTTACTGACGAAATTGACAAACTGGGAAGGAAATTTCTCGATAGACTTACGACTAATGGTGAACAATTTATCGCTCTTCATCTAAG ATATGAAAAGGATATGCTTGCTTTTACAGGATGTAGTCATAATCTTACTAAAATGGAAGATAAAGAACTAAGAAGAATGAGATTAAAAGTAAAGCATTGGAAGGAAAAGAATATTAATAGTACGCAACGACGAATCGACGGGCTATGCCCTATGACACCGAGAGAGATTGCGGTATTCCTCGAGGCAATGGGGTACCCACATGATACAAAAATCTATATAGTTGCGGGCGAAATTTACGGAGAAAATGGAATTAAAGCACTTCAAGCaaaatatccaaacatttatactCATTCTACACTAGGAACAAAGGAAGAATTGAAACCATTCAAGAATGGTCAAAATAAACTTGCTGCACTTGATTACATTGTAGCAGTTGAAAGCAATGTTTTTGTCTATAGCTATGACGGTAATATGGCCAAGGCAGTCGCAGGACATAGAAGATTTGAAGGTTTTCGGAAAACCGTTAGCCCCGACAA ATATAATTTTGTACGATTGATCGACCAATTAGACAACGGTATGATGTCTTGGGAAGAGTTTTCAAGAAAAGTTAGAAAGCTACATAGAGATAGAATTGGAGCTCCTCACCGTAGAGTGCCAAGAAAATCTCCCAGAGACGAGGAGAACTTTTACGCAAACCCTTTCCCAGCCTGCATTTGTGACAAGTCAAGATCAAGAATCTTGCAGacaattaacttattaaaatag
- the LOC126662234 gene encoding O-fucosyltransferase 19-like isoform X1: MSSSENSCNYVTRRRTVLDLIESQDYGGGGDGGGHMSSMRNRAAFLHKRVKYLPELVRPGKVFGRWIFASLMIMAFLTMVKKVELINNLPVISEKAHFLIRPVARVGSSDVHDIVKEERSVIGGFDSDWKPPSRLILPVRLELFEHNPELWTKPISDNFYKCINRSRSEKKTTNATNGYLLVHANGGLNQMKIGISDMVAVAKIMNATLVLPSLDNSSFWTDSSDFKAIFNWKHFVGVLKDDIEVVESLPNQLASLKPLQKPPVSWSRPNYYRNNIASLLKKHKVIKFTHSDSRLSNNGVAASIQRLRCRTMYEALRFTDEIDKLGRKFLDRLTTNGEQFIALHLRYEKDMLAFTGCSHNLTKMEDKELRRMRLKVKHWKEKNINSTQRRIDGLCPMTPREIAVFLEAMGYPHDTKIYIVAGEIYGENGIKALQAKYPNIYTHSTLGTKEELKPFKNGQNKLAALDYIVAVESNVFVYSYDGNMAKAVAGHRRFEGFRKTVSPDKYNFVRLIDQLDNGMMSWEEFSRKVRKLHRDRIGAPHRRVPRKSPRDEENFYANPFPACICDKSRSRILQTINLLK, from the exons ATGTCAAGTTCAGAAAACTCATGCAATTACGTGACAAGGCGGCGTACCGTGTTGGATTTAATAGAATCGCAAGATTATGGCGGTGGTGGTGATGGTGGCGGACACATGTCGTCGATGAGAAACCGGGCAGCTTTCTTGCATAAGAGGGTAAAGTACTTACCGGAACTTGTTCGGCCGGGAAAGGTTTTCGGGAGGTGGATATTTGCTAGCTTGATGATTATGGCATTTCTTACCATGGTTAAAAAGGTTGAATTGATCAATAACTTGCCGGTGATTTCGGAGAAAGCTCATTTCTTGATTCGTCCGGTAGCTAGGGTTGGTAGCTCGGATGTTCATGATATTGTGAAGGAAGAAAGGTCGGTTATCGGAGGTTTTGATTCCGATTGGAAACCTCCTTCGAGGTTGATCTTACCGGTTAGACTTGAACTTTTCGAACAT AACCCAGAACTTTGGACGAAGCCTATCAGCGATAATTTCTATAAGTGCATCAACCGATCGAGAAGTGAAAAAA AGACGACAAATGCCACGAATGGATATCTTCTAGTTCATGCAAATGGTGGATTGAATCAAATGAAAATTGGG ATAAGTGACATGGTTGCCGTAGCCAAAATTATGAATGCCACTTTGGTCCTTCCTTCTTTAGATAATTCTTCATTTTGGACTGATTCAAG TGATTTCAAAGCTATATTTAATTGGAAGCACTTCGTTGGAGTATTAAAAGATGACATTGAAGTTGTGGAGTCTCTTCCAAATCAACTTGCATCACTAAAGCCATTACAGAAACCTCCTGTTTCTTGGTCCAGG CCTAATTATTACAGAAATAATATTGCTTCCTTATTAAAGAAGCATAAGGTCATCAAATTTACGCACTCGGATTCTCGCCTTTCTAACAATGGTGTCGCTGCATCGATACAAAGACTTCGTTGTCGCACAATGTACGAGGCATTGAGGTTTACTGACGAAATTGACAAACTGGGAAGGAAATTTCTCGATAGACTTACGACTAATGGTGAACAATTTATCGCTCTTCATCTAAG ATATGAAAAGGATATGCTTGCTTTTACAGGATGTAGTCATAATCTTACTAAAATGGAAGATAAAGAACTAAGAAGAATGAGATTAAAAGTAAAGCATTGGAAGGAAAAGAATATTAATAGTACGCAACGACGAATCGACGGGCTATGCCCTATGACACCGAGAGAGATTGCGGTATTCCTCGAGGCAATGGGGTACCCACATGATACAAAAATCTATATAGTTGCGGGCGAAATTTACGGAGAAAATGGAATTAAAGCACTTCAAGCaaaatatccaaacatttatactCATTCTACACTAGGAACAAAGGAAGAATTGAAACCATTCAAGAATGGTCAAAATAAACTTGCTGCACTTGATTACATTGTAGCAGTTGAAAGCAATGTTTTTGTCTATAGCTATGACGGTAATATGGCCAAGGCAGTCGCAGGACATAGAAGATTTGAAGGTTTTCGGAAAACCGTTAGCCCCGACAA ATATAATTTTGTACGATTGATCGACCAATTAGACAACGGTATGATGTCTTGGGAAGAGTTTTCAAGAAAAGTTAGAAAGCTACATAGAGATAGAATTGGAGCTCCTCACCGTAGAGTGCCAAGAAAATCTCCCAGAGACGAGGAGAACTTTTACGCAAACCCTTTCCCAGCCTGCATTTGTGACAAGTCAAGATCAAGAATCTTGCAGacaattaacttattaaaatag
- the LOC126660248 gene encoding 60S ribosomal protein L35a-3, producing the protein MVKGSQGERIRLYVRGTILGYKRSKSNQYPNTSLIQIEGVNTKEEVTWYAGKRMAYVYKAKVKKNGSHYRCIWGKVARPHGNSGVVRAKFKSNLPPRSMGDKVRVFMYPSNI; encoded by the exons ATGGTGAAGGGTAGTCAAGGAGAAAGAATCAG ACTCTATGTCAGAGGAACAATCTTGGGTTACAAGAG ATCCAAGTCAAACCAATACCCAAACACCTCATTGATCCAGATTGAGGGAGTGAACACCAAGGAAGAGGTCACCTGGTATGCAGGCAAGCGCATGGCTTATGTCTACAAGGCCAAGGTGAAGAAGAATGGATCGCACTACCGTTGCATCTGGGGGAAGGTTGCTAGACCACATGGTAACAGTGGTGTTGTTAGAGCCAAGTTCAAGTCAAACTTGCCACCAAGATCCATG GGTGATAAGGTTCGAGTTTTCATGTACCCCAGCAATATCTAA
- the LOC126660247 gene encoding probable sugar phosphate/phosphate translocator At3g11320 has translation MKPTSRFFTIGLVTSWYSSNIGVLLLNKYLLSNYGFKYPIFLTMCHMTACSLLSYVAIAWLKMVPMQTIRSRLQFLKISALSLVFCVSVVFGNISLRFLPVSFNQAIGATTPFFTAIFAYLITLKREAWLTYVTLVPVVTGVVIASGGEPSFHLFGFIICIAATAARALKSVLQGILLSSEGEKLNSMNLLLYMAPIAVVFLLPATLIMEDNVVGITLALARDDIKIVWYLLFNSALAYFVNLTNFLVTKHTSALTLQVLGNAKGAVAVVVSILIFRNPVSVTGMLGYALTVMGVILYNEAKKRSK, from the exons ATGAAGCCCACCTCAAGATTTTTCACAATAGGATTAGTAACATCATGGTACTCCTCAAACATAGGAGTGTTATTACTAAACAAgtatttattatcaaattacGGTTTCAAATACCCAATTTTTCTAACCATGTGTCACATGACTGCCTGTAGTTTACTAAGTTATGTTGCGATTGCTTGGTTAAAAATGGTACCAATGCAAACCATTCGGTCTCGGCTTCAGTTTCTGAAGATCTCTGCTTTGAGTTTAGTTTTTTGTGTTTCTGTTGTTTTTGGGAATATTTCGTTGAGGTTTCTTCCTGTTTCGTTTAATCAAGCTATTGGGGCTACGACGCCGTTTTTCACTGCGATTTTCGCTTATTTGATCACTCTTAAGAGGGAGGCTTGGCTTACTTATGTCACCTTGGTACCTGTTGTTACTGGAGTTGTCATTGCTAGTGGG GGTGAACCGAGTTTTCATCTATTTGGTTTTATCATATGCATTGCTGCTACGGCTGCAAGGGCACTCAAATCGGTGCTGCAAGGAATTCTACTTTCTTCTGAGGG GGAGAAGCTGAATTCGATGAACCTCCTTTTGTACATGGCTCCTATAGCTGTTGTTTTCTTACTGCCTGCAACTCTGATTATGGAAGATAATGTGGTTGGCATCACACTGGCTCTAGCCAGAGATGATATCAAGATTGTCTGGTATCTGCTATTCAACTCAGCGCTGGCATACTTTGTAAATTTGACCAATTTCTTGGTCACGAAGCACACAAGTGCTTTGACCTTACAG GTTCTGGGGAATGCAAAAGGGGCTGTGGCTGTTGTGGTTTCAATTTTGATATTCAGAAATCCTGTTTCGGTCACCGGTATGCTCGGTTATGCTCTCACAGTCATGGGAGTGATCCTTTACAACGAAGCGAAGAAAAGAAGCAAATga